The proteins below are encoded in one region of Rhizobium sp. 9140:
- a CDS encoding HD domain-containing protein yields MKQASSTIAGAFAPFADLAEHLLAEGATGDDGSHDAAHLIRVWRNVCRLQVEEGGDLRLLCAAALLHDGVAVEKNAPNRASASRLAAEKARGLLARLGWNGRDIDAVAHAILTHSFSAGIPPETIEAKILQDADRLDAIGMIGAARCFYIAGRLGSGLYDPLDPLAQRRPLDDKAFALDHFEVKLFKLAANFQTASGRRMAGERQDRLRTVVDMLMQEIG; encoded by the coding sequence ATGAAGCAGGCCTCATCGACTATCGCGGGCGCCTTCGCGCCGTTTGCGGATCTTGCGGAACATCTCCTTGCCGAAGGCGCCACAGGGGACGACGGGTCGCACGATGCCGCACACCTGATCCGTGTCTGGCGCAATGTCTGCCGTCTTCAGGTGGAGGAGGGCGGTGACCTGCGGCTCCTTTGCGCCGCCGCGCTGCTGCATGACGGGGTGGCGGTCGAGAAGAACGCTCCAAACCGGGCAAGCGCCTCGCGGCTCGCAGCGGAGAAGGCCCGTGGGCTCCTCGCGCGCCTTGGCTGGAACGGGCGGGATATCGACGCCGTTGCCCACGCCATCCTCACCCACAGCTTCTCGGCCGGCATTCCGCCGGAGACGATCGAGGCGAAAATCCTTCAGGATGCCGACAGGCTCGACGCGATTGGCATGATCGGCGCGGCCCGCTGCTTCTACATCGCTGGTCGCCTCGGCAGCGGCCTCTACGATCCGCTCGACCCGCTGGCGCAGCGCCGTCCGCTGGATGACAAGGCCTTCGCGCTCGACCATTTCGAGGTGAAGCTCTTCAAACTCGCTGCGAACTTCCAGACGGCGAGCGGACGCCGCATGGCCGGGGAACGGCAGGATCGGTTGCGCACCGTCGTGGACATGCTGATGCAGGAAATCGGCTGA
- a CDS encoding MOSC domain-containing protein, translating to MPVNPKVVALNIHPLKSGRAISVDHAEVRLDGFAGDRRFMLVDPEGTFITQRECQTLAQVKATPQEGGVDLEMGDARLSARFAGDRRMGVRVWSSSVDAACADDAANEVLSDWLGRPVRLVHMDDKAERTVGAEWAGEPAPVGFADGFPILITTIGSLEALNRTLVSKGQPIVGMDRFRTNILLDHDTAWEEDLWEAVEIGGIRFDLVKPCARCIMTTQDQMTGERIGGNPIEALRVERMSADRRVPGVLFGWNAVPRGTGRIALGDSVRILSTRTERWPMKHRA from the coding sequence ATGCCCGTGAACCCCAAGGTCGTCGCACTCAACATCCACCCGCTGAAAAGTGGCCGGGCGATCTCCGTCGATCACGCCGAGGTTCGGCTGGACGGCTTTGCCGGCGACCGCCGCTTCATGCTCGTCGATCCCGAAGGCACCTTCATCACCCAGCGCGAATGCCAGACGCTCGCGCAGGTCAAGGCCACGCCCCAAGAAGGTGGCGTGGATCTCGAGATGGGCGATGCGCGTCTCTCCGCTCGGTTTGCGGGCGACCGGCGCATGGGCGTCCGCGTCTGGTCGAGCAGCGTCGATGCGGCCTGCGCGGACGATGCAGCCAACGAAGTGCTGTCCGACTGGCTCGGTCGCCCGGTGCGCCTCGTGCATATGGATGACAAGGCCGAACGCACCGTGGGCGCCGAGTGGGCCGGCGAACCCGCGCCGGTCGGGTTTGCGGACGGTTTCCCTATCCTCATCACGACCATCGGTTCGCTGGAAGCGCTCAACCGGACGCTCGTGTCGAAGGGCCAGCCCATCGTCGGCATGGATCGCTTCCGCACGAACATCCTTCTCGATCACGATACGGCCTGGGAGGAGGATCTGTGGGAAGCGGTCGAGATCGGCGGCATCCGGTTCGATCTCGTCAAACCCTGCGCCCGCTGCATCATGACCACGCAGGACCAGATGACCGGCGAACGCATCGGCGGTAACCCGATCGAGGCGCTGCGGGTGGAGCGCATGTCGGCCGACCGCAGGGTTCCCGGTGTCCTATTCGGCTGGAACGCGGTACCGCGCGGCACCGGGCGCATCGCGCTCGGCGATTCCGTCCGCATCCTCTCGACCCGCACCGAGCGCTGGCCCATGAAGCATCGCGCCTGA
- the nadC gene encoding carboxylating nicotinate-nucleotide diphosphorylase, with translation MTALPPYLPTLMVEDIVRAALLEDLGRAGDITTAATIAPHLVATATMNVREAGVVVGLDLARAAFLLVDPTLTFEALAGDGARVAAGSTIARISGPARGLLSAERVALNFLMHLSGVATTTARYADAIAHTAAKVCCTRKTLPGLRAVEKYAVRLGGGSNHRYGLDDAILIKDNHIAVSGGVAPAIRAAQAYAGHLVRVEVEVDGLEQMGQALTATPDAILLDNMRPDLLREAVALNAAHWALAAGDYAGDRRRTRLEASGNVALDTIAAIAETGVDYISTSKITMAAPTLDIGLDIGIERP, from the coding sequence ATGACCGCTCTGCCACCCTACCTTCCCACGCTTATGGTCGAGGATATCGTTCGCGCCGCTCTTCTCGAAGATCTCGGCCGCGCCGGAGATATCACCACGGCCGCCACCATCGCCCCGCATCTCGTGGCAACCGCGACGATGAACGTCCGGGAAGCCGGCGTCGTCGTCGGCCTCGATCTCGCCCGTGCCGCCTTCCTTCTCGTGGATCCGACGCTGACCTTCGAAGCACTGGCTGGCGACGGTGCCCGTGTCGCCGCGGGCTCCACCATCGCCCGGATCTCCGGCCCGGCGCGCGGCCTCCTGTCGGCGGAGCGAGTGGCGCTGAATTTTCTGATGCATCTGAGCGGCGTCGCGACCACCACCGCCCGCTATGCCGACGCCATCGCCCATACGGCGGCAAAGGTCTGCTGCACCCGCAAGACCCTGCCGGGTCTTCGTGCCGTCGAGAAATATGCCGTGCGGCTCGGTGGCGGGTCCAATCATCGCTATGGTCTCGACGATGCGATCCTGATCAAGGACAACCACATCGCGGTGTCCGGCGGCGTCGCCCCGGCCATCCGCGCGGCCCAGGCCTATGCCGGTCATCTGGTCCGGGTGGAGGTCGAGGTAGACGGGCTGGAGCAGATGGGGCAAGCGCTGACGGCCACGCCGGACGCCATCCTTCTCGACAATATGCGCCCGGACCTTCTGCGCGAGGCCGTGGCGCTGAACGCCGCGCATTGGGCGCTCGCGGCGGGCGACTACGCAGGCGACCGGAGGCGCACGCGCCTCGAGGCGTCCGGAAACGTTGCTCTCGACACCATCGCCGCCATTGCCGAGACGGGTGTGGACTATATCTCCACCTCGAAGATCACCATGGCGGCGCCGACGCTGGACATCGGTCTGGATATCGGGATCGAGAGGCCTTAA
- a CDS encoding VanZ family protein, with amino-acid sequence MTLRSLFRAAAWAALLGLVAVTISPLGWRPHTVTMVGLDRAAAFALAGAIFAIAYPRRWISLALFLIAAAFFIEMLQWISPTRHARFSDALVKSLGSVIGLALGKLALVARRHWLAGRQRPNIRSGAMLHGPALGAGREDADGIAERDAPGAARYRVPAE; translated from the coding sequence ATGACACTTCGTTCCCTGTTCCGCGCTGCCGCATGGGCCGCCCTTCTTGGCCTCGTGGCCGTGACGATCTCGCCCCTTGGCTGGCGGCCGCATACGGTGACGATGGTCGGCCTCGACCGGGCGGCCGCTTTTGCGCTGGCGGGCGCGATCTTCGCCATCGCCTATCCGCGGCGGTGGATCTCGCTTGCCCTGTTTCTCATCGCCGCTGCCTTCTTCATCGAGATGCTGCAATGGATCTCGCCGACGCGGCACGCGCGGTTTTCCGATGCACTGGTGAAGTCGCTCGGCAGCGTCATCGGCCTTGCCCTCGGCAAGCTGGCACTGGTCGCCCGCCGGCATTGGCTGGCCGGCAGGCAGCGCCCGAACATCCGATCAGGCGCGATGCTTCATGGGCCAGCGCTCGGTGCGGGTCGAGAGGATGCGGACGGAATCGCCGAGCGCGATGCGCCCGGTGCCGCGCGGTACCGCGTTCCAGCCGAATAG
- a CDS encoding acyltransferase family protein codes for MSANRHIASLDGLRGVAAFLVVMSHVALLYPHLPGWFSLNIGAEAVEIFFALSGFLMASLYAARPLDRAAATDYLVHRFARIYPVYLVAVLFVVLLSLVPGLDYIHPIHSPVEILRHVVLLGSSGVFWSVPPEIQFYFFFLLVWLCLSNPRKYRFLALFLAACVAVDAVFDFPGPGILLPSKIHFFMAGVAAGLLYASGRLRPKGPLVGVATLGLLGFVFLSKILLWRDQQDGWGLVMAVTAGVIVFLTAQEQFLSRALLASPPLRFLGKISFSLYLFHVPVMFLSMKTLGPFVPGPVAVVLSVCLAVVFATYSYHLIEDPVRRRLVERWKRHRALSAAATQSEPRRRIASTA; via the coding sequence ATGAGCGCCAACAGACATATCGCCAGCCTTGATGGCCTGAGAGGGGTCGCCGCCTTCCTCGTTGTGATGTCGCATGTCGCCCTTCTTTATCCGCATCTGCCGGGCTGGTTCTCGCTGAACATCGGTGCGGAGGCGGTCGAAATCTTTTTCGCCCTCAGCGGTTTCCTTATGGCGAGCCTCTATGCGGCGCGGCCGCTCGACCGGGCGGCGGCAACCGATTATCTGGTGCACCGCTTCGCCCGCATCTATCCGGTCTATCTCGTGGCCGTGCTGTTCGTCGTGCTCCTGTCGCTGGTGCCGGGCCTCGATTACATCCATCCGATCCACAGTCCGGTCGAGATCCTCAGGCATGTCGTTCTCTTGGGCTCGTCGGGCGTCTTCTGGTCGGTCCCGCCGGAAATCCAGTTCTATTTCTTCTTCCTGCTGGTCTGGCTGTGCCTGTCCAATCCCCGGAAGTACCGTTTTCTCGCGCTGTTCCTGGCGGCCTGCGTGGCTGTCGATGCCGTTTTCGACTTCCCCGGCCCGGGCATTCTGCTGCCGTCGAAGATCCATTTCTTCATGGCAGGCGTCGCCGCCGGTCTTCTCTATGCCTCCGGACGTCTACGCCCCAAAGGCCCGCTCGTTGGCGTCGCGACGCTGGGGCTTCTGGGTTTCGTCTTCCTGTCGAAGATCCTGTTATGGCGCGACCAGCAGGATGGCTGGGGGCTTGTCATGGCGGTGACGGCGGGGGTGATCGTCTTCCTGACGGCGCAGGAACAGTTCCTGTCGCGGGCGCTTCTCGCCAGTCCGCCCTTGCGGTTCCTCGGCAAGATCAGCTTTTCGCTGTACCTGTTTCATGTGCCGGTCATGTTCCTGTCGATGAAGACGCTCGGCCCTTTTGTCCCCGGTCCCGTCGCGGTCGTCCTGTCGGTCTGTCTTGCCGTCGTCTTCGCGACCTACTCGTACCACCTCATCGAGGATCCGGTACGCCGCAGGCTGGTGGAGCGTTGGAAGCGGCATCGGGCGCTGAGTGCCGCCGCCACGCAGAGCGAACCGCGCAGAAGAATCGCATCGACGGCGTGA
- a CDS encoding L-aspartate oxidase → MLTDHFRPQSFNGIDDIVIVGGGLAGLFCALKLSPRPVTVLAAAPIGHGASSAWAQGGIAAAMSPGDSIDSHVADTLTAGAGIVDEKMARRMVAEGPARIHDLLAYGVPFDRDLEGHLLLSREAAHSERRIVRVKGDMAGRAIMEALIATVRATPSIRVMEGYVVEELIREGRFIAGVVARPDAGQSRKRISFPARAVVLCSGGVGHLFSVTTNPREASGQGVGMAARAGAIIADPEFVQFHPTAIDIGRDPAPLATEALRGDGAHLIDRNGRRFMLDIHPDGELAPRDIVSRGVFAEVAAGRGAFLDCRKAVGAHFPQAFPTVYASCKAAGIDPVTQPIPVVPAVHYHMGGILTDAEGRTSIDGLWAAGEVTSTGVHGANRLASNSLLEAVVFAARIAENIQGMLPAPRQGNWAGNAGESDDLVTVEDSPQLRELRRTMSAHAGVIRDRAGLLTAARTIAALERDTPRLRFANIVTTAKLIVAGALLREESRGGHFRSDFPEPGAQWQHRTFMTLTEANRVVDDATETAIV, encoded by the coding sequence ATGCTGACCGATCATTTTCGTCCCCAATCCTTCAACGGCATCGATGACATCGTCATCGTCGGCGGCGGGCTCGCCGGCCTGTTCTGCGCGCTGAAACTCAGCCCGCGCCCGGTCACGGTGCTGGCCGCCGCGCCCATCGGCCATGGTGCGTCTTCGGCCTGGGCGCAGGGCGGTATCGCCGCCGCCATGAGCCCGGGCGACTCGATCGATAGCCACGTGGCCGACACGCTGACGGCCGGCGCCGGTATCGTGGACGAGAAGATGGCCCGCCGAATGGTGGCGGAAGGTCCGGCCCGGATCCACGATCTGCTGGCCTATGGCGTGCCGTTCGATCGCGATCTGGAAGGGCATCTGCTGCTGTCGCGGGAGGCTGCCCATTCCGAGCGCCGCATCGTGCGCGTGAAGGGCGATATGGCCGGGCGCGCCATCATGGAGGCCCTGATCGCCACCGTCCGGGCGACGCCGTCCATCCGCGTCATGGAAGGCTATGTCGTCGAGGAGCTGATCCGCGAAGGCCGCTTCATCGCCGGCGTCGTCGCCCGGCCGGATGCCGGGCAATCGCGCAAGCGCATCTCCTTTCCGGCGCGCGCCGTCGTGCTCTGCTCGGGCGGCGTCGGCCACCTGTTTTCCGTCACCACCAATCCGCGCGAGGCGAGCGGGCAGGGCGTGGGCATGGCCGCGCGCGCCGGCGCCATCATCGCCGATCCCGAATTCGTCCAGTTCCACCCGACCGCCATCGACATCGGCCGCGACCCGGCGCCGCTCGCAACCGAAGCGCTACGCGGCGACGGGGCGCATCTGATCGACCGGAACGGTCGCCGCTTCATGCTCGACATCCACCCCGACGGCGAGCTCGCCCCGCGCGATATCGTCTCGCGCGGCGTCTTCGCCGAGGTTGCGGCCGGTCGCGGCGCCTTCCTCGATTGCCGCAAGGCGGTGGGCGCGCATTTCCCGCAGGCTTTCCCCACGGTCTATGCCTCCTGCAAGGCGGCAGGCATCGATCCGGTGACACAGCCGATCCCTGTCGTGCCCGCCGTCCACTACCACATGGGCGGTATCCTCACCGACGCGGAGGGCCGCACCTCGATCGACGGTCTGTGGGCGGCCGGCGAGGTGACGTCCACCGGCGTGCATGGCGCAAACCGCCTTGCGTCGAACTCGCTGCTCGAGGCGGTCGTCTTCGCCGCGCGGATCGCCGAGAACATCCAGGGCATGCTGCCGGCGCCGCGCCAGGGCAACTGGGCTGGAAATGCCGGCGAGAGCGACGACCTCGTGACGGTCGAGGACAGTCCGCAACTGCGTGAACTTCGCCGCACCATGTCCGCCCATGCCGGCGTCATCCGCGACCGGGCGGGCCTCTTGACCGCCGCCCGCACCATCGCCGCGCTGGAGCGCGACACGCCGCGCCTGCGGTTTGCCAATATCGTCACGACCGCCAAGCTGATCGTCGCCGGCGCGCTCCTGCGCGAGGAGAGCCGTGGCGGGCACTTCCGCTCCGACTTCCCTGAGCCTGGCGCGCAATGGCAGCACCGCACCTTCATGACGCTTACCGAGGCGAACCGCGTCGTCGACGATGCGACGGAAACCGCCATAGTCTGA
- a CDS encoding MFS transporter: MSAAIPSVAASTPRRGLPWLIILSGSLVAMLTFGPRSAMGFFQLPMLADLGWDRTTFGLAMALQNLCWGLSQPFFGAMADKYGTWRVLAISGLLYASGLIIMAFATAPVWLHVGGGVLVGLAVGAGSFGTILSAFARNVTPEQRSMAFGIGTAAGSAGMFLFAPLSQGLVSAFGWSDSLVTLGLMMLVVPLVAIPLRGNATSGSQAQSVYKQSIGEALKEALGHKSYLLLVSGFFVCGYQVAFITAHFPAYIGDIGIDARYAVIALALIGFFNIIGSLSAGVIGQRYSKPYFLSLIYIGRSIVVSAFLLMPQSPLTVLVFAIAMGLLWLSTVPPTNALVAIMFGTRHLGLLGGIVFLSHQIGSFLGVWMGGYLYDHFGSYDPVWWIGVVLGLFAALVHWPIEEKPVVRPAAA, translated from the coding sequence ATGTCCGCCGCAATCCCCTCCGTTGCCGCCAGCACCCCGCGCCGCGGCCTGCCGTGGCTAATCATTCTCTCGGGCTCGCTGGTGGCGATGCTGACCTTCGGGCCGCGCTCGGCCATGGGCTTCTTTCAGCTTCCCATGCTGGCGGATCTCGGCTGGGACCGCACGACGTTCGGCCTCGCCATGGCCTTGCAGAACCTCTGCTGGGGCCTGAGCCAGCCCTTCTTCGGCGCCATGGCCGACAAGTACGGCACCTGGCGGGTGCTGGCCATCTCGGGCCTGCTCTATGCGAGCGGGCTGATCATCATGGCCTTCGCAACGGCCCCTGTCTGGCTGCATGTGGGCGGCGGGGTGCTGGTCGGCCTTGCGGTCGGTGCCGGGTCCTTCGGCACCATTCTCTCCGCCTTCGCCCGCAACGTCACGCCGGAACAGCGCTCCATGGCCTTCGGCATCGGCACGGCCGCAGGGTCGGCCGGCATGTTCCTGTTCGCGCCGCTCAGCCAGGGCCTTGTTTCGGCCTTCGGTTGGTCCGACAGCCTCGTCACTCTCGGCCTGATGATGCTGGTCGTGCCGCTCGTCGCCATCCCCCTGCGCGGTAACGCCACTTCAGGGTCGCAGGCCCAGTCGGTCTACAAGCAGTCGATCGGGGAGGCGCTGAAGGAGGCGCTCGGCCATAAGAGCTACCTCCTGCTCGTGTCCGGCTTTTTCGTCTGCGGCTATCAGGTGGCCTTCATCACCGCGCATTTCCCCGCCTATATCGGCGATATCGGCATCGACGCGCGCTATGCCGTCATCGCGCTTGCCCTCATCGGCTTCTTCAACATCATCGGCTCACTCTCTGCCGGCGTCATCGGACAGCGCTATTCCAAGCCCTATTTTCTCTCGCTGATCTATATCGGCCGCTCGATCGTGGTTTCCGCGTTCCTGCTGATGCCGCAGTCCCCGCTCACCGTCCTCGTCTTCGCCATCGCCATGGGCCTGCTCTGGCTCTCGACGGTGCCGCCGACCAATGCGCTGGTGGCGATCATGTTCGGCACGCGCCATCTCGGCCTCCTCGGCGGCATCGTCTTCCTGTCGCACCAGATCGGCTCTTTCCTCGGCGTCTGGATGGGCGGCTATCTCTACGATCATTTCGGCTCCTATGATCCGGTCTGGTGGATCGGCGTCGTGCTCGGCCTGTTCGCGGCTCTCGTACACTGGCCGATCGAGGAAAAGCCGGTCGTCCGCCCCGCTGCGGCATGA
- a CDS encoding DUF2339 domain-containing protein: protein MTDLLVLAAFILSFLAFARTRQANERFTRDIAFLQSEIARLSAAQLPGMLVAGPATDVAVVEAYAPEVEEGDRSAAAIDPETIAAEPASLPSEEIEPQKPRESLESWLGARWAVWVGGIALALGGIFLVKVSIDAGLLSPAVRLVLAALFGAALMVGGEMIRRRGPTEGGQRFANAMIPGILTAAGAVTLLGAIFAAHAVYDFIDPTSAFTLMGLVSFLVLGLSLRHGQALAGLGLAASLVTPLLIDAENPSPWSLFAFLSLVWLAAMATARIGRWRIVPAFANIGLALWGTVYLIAEDPAVTLPVSLSLLVLIAGHAYVWPAGADDAEPEAIEDAAETLPAADDTTTGAGVASATPVPAPPRTPYWRRLLLPRHAPIILTGAFSVLMTGLSLIGPLTETDGNPTFEFLAVTAALGLLGALRARAVAASLTAGLMAILGVSTLASLPLLLELSSIGVVAERSFATSPVAALSLAAIFIGLCAFALHRHGDRHRVAILWSGLAAVTSVACIGLSFLILGTYSFDPLHGLAATAAAMAFLALADIVARRDASFPGVAQGLLLAGALGQLVVAAHALSDGLWTVLAMAVFAVAFIAATRVRTWAALPWVGALGFVFVLARIGWEPTIVGPLALGRTPVLNALLPGYGIPALFALWSAYTLRDWPSDRLRNTLQAIASLFGLLTLAILVRHAMNGGQLQGGAPSLSEQSIYTLLVIGASAILMRLDLSRPGSFFRYGSIGLGAVSLLMTLSAHLVGLNPYLTGELLGPYPLFDLLLIGYLLPGIAYAALARMAVGRRPPAFVAALATAAAVLVFAWATLSVRRAWQGASIADWKGFLAGETYTYSVVWLALGVLLLVASLRFHSRSMRIVSGVLVFVTVLKVFLFDMANLEGLLRALSFMGLGIVLIGIGLFYQKVLTSRPKPAADVLPGTVE, encoded by the coding sequence ATGACCGACCTTCTTGTCCTCGCTGCCTTCATCCTCTCGTTCCTGGCTTTTGCCCGCACCCGGCAGGCAAACGAGCGGTTCACGCGCGACATCGCCTTCCTCCAGTCGGAGATCGCCCGCCTTTCCGCGGCCCAACTTCCCGGGATGCTTGTGGCGGGTCCGGCGACGGATGTCGCGGTGGTGGAAGCGTATGCTCCCGAGGTGGAGGAGGGTGATCGATCAGCGGCGGCCATCGACCCGGAGACGATCGCGGCTGAGCCCGCCTCCTTACCATCGGAGGAAATAGAGCCGCAAAAGCCGCGCGAGTCCCTCGAAAGCTGGCTCGGTGCCCGTTGGGCTGTCTGGGTCGGCGGCATCGCACTGGCGCTGGGCGGTATCTTTCTGGTCAAGGTGTCGATCGACGCAGGGCTGCTCAGCCCCGCCGTACGGCTGGTGCTGGCGGCACTGTTCGGCGCGGCACTCATGGTCGGCGGCGAGATGATCCGCCGGCGCGGTCCCACAGAGGGCGGACAGCGCTTCGCCAATGCAATGATTCCCGGCATCCTCACCGCGGCGGGTGCGGTGACGCTGCTCGGCGCGATCTTTGCGGCACACGCCGTCTACGATTTCATCGACCCGACCTCGGCCTTTACCCTCATGGGGCTGGTGTCGTTCCTCGTCCTCGGCCTGTCTCTGCGTCATGGACAGGCGCTGGCCGGCCTCGGCCTTGCCGCGTCACTGGTCACGCCGCTTCTGATCGATGCCGAAAATCCTTCGCCATGGAGCCTGTTTGCCTTTCTGTCGCTCGTCTGGCTTGCCGCGATGGCGACGGCGAGGATCGGCCGCTGGCGGATCGTCCCGGCCTTCGCCAATATTGGCCTTGCCCTCTGGGGCACCGTCTATCTCATAGCGGAAGACCCGGCCGTCACCCTGCCGGTCTCGCTGTCGCTGCTCGTCCTGATCGCTGGCCACGCCTATGTCTGGCCGGCTGGTGCTGACGACGCGGAACCGGAGGCAATCGAGGACGCAGCGGAGACGCTTCCGGCTGCCGACGACACGACGACGGGGGCAGGGGTCGCCTCGGCAACACCGGTGCCGGCACCGCCTCGCACCCCGTACTGGCGCCGCCTGCTGCTGCCGCGTCATGCGCCCATCATCCTCACCGGCGCCTTCTCGGTGCTGATGACCGGGCTTTCGCTCATCGGCCCGCTGACGGAGACCGATGGCAATCCGACCTTCGAATTCCTGGCGGTCACCGCCGCTCTCGGCCTTCTCGGCGCACTGCGCGCCCGGGCTGTCGCCGCTTCGCTGACGGCCGGTCTCATGGCGATCCTCGGTGTCTCGACGCTGGCGTCGCTTCCGCTGCTGCTGGAGCTTTCCAGCATCGGCGTCGTGGCCGAAAGGTCGTTCGCGACATCGCCGGTCGCGGCCCTCAGCCTTGCGGCGATCTTCATCGGCCTCTGCGCCTTTGCCCTGCATCGTCACGGCGACAGGCACCGGGTCGCCATCCTCTGGTCCGGCCTTGCCGCCGTCACCTCGGTCGCCTGCATCGGGCTCTCCTTCCTCATCCTCGGCACCTATTCGTTCGATCCTCTGCACGGCCTCGCCGCGACGGCTGCCGCCATGGCCTTCCTCGCGCTTGCGGACATCGTCGCCCGCCGCGATGCGTCCTTCCCGGGTGTCGCTCAGGGCCTGTTGCTCGCCGGCGCGCTCGGCCAGCTGGTCGTTGCCGCACATGCGCTGTCGGATGGCCTGTGGACGGTGCTCGCCATGGCCGTTTTCGCCGTCGCCTTCATTGCGGCCACGCGGGTGCGCACCTGGGCGGCGCTGCCCTGGGTCGGGGCGCTCGGCTTCGTGTTCGTCCTTGCCCGCATCGGCTGGGAGCCGACCATCGTCGGGCCGCTCGCGCTCGGCCGGACACCGGTGCTGAACGCGCTGCTGCCGGGCTATGGCATCCCCGCGCTCTTCGCGCTCTGGTCGGCCTATACGCTGCGCGACTGGCCGTCCGACCGCCTGCGGAACACGCTGCAGGCCATCGCCAGCCTGTTCGGCTTGCTGACGCTTGCCATTCTGGTCCGCCACGCGATGAATGGCGGCCAGTTGCAGGGCGGCGCGCCGTCCCTGTCGGAACAGTCGATCTATACGCTGCTGGTCATCGGCGCCTCTGCCATCCTCATGCGGCTCGATCTCAGCCGTCCCGGCTCGTTCTTCCGCTATGGCAGCATCGGTCTCGGCGCCGTCTCGCTGCTGATGACGCTCTCCGCTCATCTCGTCGGCCTCAATCCCTACCTCACCGGCGAGTTGCTCGGACCCTATCCCTTGTTCGACCTGCTGTTGATCGGCTATCTGCTGCCGGGCATCGCCTATGCCGCGCTGGCCCGCATGGCCGTCGGCCGGCGTCCGCCTGCTTTCGTTGCGGCGCTTGCAACGGCCGCGGCCGTGCTGGTCTTCGCCTGGGCCACCTTGTCGGTGCGCCGCGCCTGGCAAGGTGCGAGCATTGCCGACTGGAAGGGTTTTCTCGCCGGCGAGACCTATACTTATTCGGTCGTCTGGCTCGCTCTCGGCGTGCTGCTGCTCGTCGCCAGCCTCCGCTTCCATAGCCGCAGCATGCGCATCGTCTCCGGTGTGCTCGTCTTCGTAACGGTGCTCAAGGTCTTCCTGTTCGACATGGCCAATCTGGAAGGCCTGCTGCGCGCCCTGTCCTTCATGGGCCTCGGCATCGTGCTGATCGGCATCGGCTTGTTCTACCAGAAGGTGCTGACCTCGCGGCCGAAACCCGCAGCCGACGTCCTGCCCGGAACGGTCGAATGA
- the nadA gene encoding quinolinate synthase NadA, with product MGGLSMDGAPPPRMTTAAERYGVLPMPDLTFTPEIARETEHLYQKVRDFIPAFEWPVYAPYVAAINRLKRKRNAVILAHNYQTPEIFHCVADIVGDSLQLARDATRVDAEIIVQCGVHFMAETSKLLNPQKTVLIPDSRAGCSLSESITGADVRLLKQRYPGVPVVTYVNTSADVKAETDICCTSSNVLAIVESLESDTVLCIPDEYLAMNVAKQTNKKILTWKGHCEVHERFTASELLAYKAAHPGIEIIGHPECHPDVIAVCDFAGSTAGMISYVKDKRPPKVLLVTECSMASNIQAEVEGVEFVKPCNLCPHMKRITLPKILDSLLTMTDEVLIDPEIADRARMAVERMINLKQ from the coding sequence ATGGGCGGTCTGTCGATGGATGGCGCACCTCCACCGCGCATGACCACAGCCGCCGAGCGCTACGGCGTCCTCCCGATGCCGGACCTCACCTTTACGCCCGAGATCGCACGGGAGACCGAGCACCTCTACCAAAAGGTCCGCGACTTCATTCCGGCCTTCGAATGGCCGGTCTACGCACCCTATGTCGCAGCCATCAACCGGCTGAAACGGAAGCGCAACGCGGTCATTCTCGCGCATAATTACCAGACGCCGGAGATCTTCCACTGCGTCGCCGATATCGTCGGCGATTCCCTGCAACTGGCCCGCGATGCGACGCGGGTGGATGCCGAGATCATCGTGCAGTGCGGCGTGCACTTCATGGCCGAAACGTCGAAGCTTCTGAACCCGCAGAAGACGGTGCTCATTCCCGACTCCCGGGCCGGCTGCTCCCTGTCGGAATCGATCACGGGCGCGGATGTCCGCCTGCTGAAGCAGCGCTACCCCGGCGTGCCGGTCGTGACCTATGTCAACACCTCGGCCGACGTGAAGGCCGAGACCGATATCTGCTGCACCTCGTCCAACGTGCTCGCCATCGTCGAAAGCCTGGAGAGCGACACGGTGCTTTGCATTCCCGACGAATACCTGGCCATGAACGTCGCCAAGCAGACCAACAAGAAGATCCTGACGTGGAAGGGCCATTGCGAGGTGCATGAGCGCTTCACGGCGAGCGAGCTTCTGGCCTACAAAGCCGCCCATCCCGGCATCGAGATCATCGGCCATCCCGAATGCCATCCCGACGTGATCGCGGTCTGCGATTTCGCAGGCTCCACCGCCGGCATGATCAGCTACGTCAAGGACAAGCGCCCGCCAAAAGTGCTGCTCGTCACCGAATGCTCCATGGCTTCCAACATCCAGGCGGAGGTCGAGGGCGTCGAGTTCGTCAAGCCGTGCAATCTCTGTCCGCACATGAAGCGCATCACGCTGCCGAAAATTCTGGACAGCCTGCTGACCATGACGGACGAGGTTCTGATCGACCCTGAGATTGCCGACCGCGCGCGGATGGCCGTCGAGCGGATGATCAACCTCAAGCAGTAG